The Ornithorhynchus anatinus isolate Pmale09 chromosome 1, mOrnAna1.pri.v4, whole genome shotgun sequence genome includes a window with the following:
- the SLC39A9 gene encoding zinc transporter ZIP9 isoform X2 — protein sequence MLERLKLVTVLGAGLLCGTALAVIVPEGVHALYEDILEGKHHQAGEGQKALASDRAAEMSVVQEAEPGPSHQHGPEDGHEHAQLHAYIGVSLVLGFVFMLLVDQIGSSHVHAADDPEAARPGNSKITTTLGLVVHAAADGVALGAAASTSQTSVQLIVFVAIMLHKAPAAFGLVSFLMHAGLERNRIRKHLLVFALAAPVLSMVTYLGLSKSSKEALSEVNATGVAMLFSAGTFLYVATVHVLPEVGGTGHSHKPDAAGGKGLSRLEVAALVLGCLIPLVLSIGHQH from the exons ATGCTG GAGAGACTGAAGCTGGTGACCGTCCTGGGCGCCGGGCTCCTGTGTGGGACCGCACTGGCCGTCATCGTTCCCGAAGGAGTGCACGCCCTCTACGAAGATATTctggagg GGAAGCACCACCAGGCCGGGGAAGGGCAGAAGGCGCTGGCGTCGGACCGAGCGGCGGAGATGTCGGTGGTGCAGGAGGCGGAGCCCGGGCCCAGCCACCAGCACGGCCCCGAGGACGGCCACGAGCACGCGCAGCTGCACGCCTACATCGGCGTCTCCCTCGTCCTGGGCTTCGTCTTCATGCTGCTCGTCGACCAGATCGGGAGCTCCCACGTGCACGCCGCCGACG ATCCAGAAGCTGCAAGACCCGGCAACTCCAAAATCACCACCACCCTGGGCCTCGTCGTCCACGCCGCGG CTGATGGAGTGGCTTTGGGAGCGGCGGCTTCTACTTCGCAGACCAGCGTCCAGCTGATCGTGTTCGTGGCAATCATGCTACATAAA GCGCCGGCGGCCTTTGGGTTGGTCTCCTTCCTGATGCACGCCGGACTTGAGCGGAACCGAATCAGGAAACACCTGCTGGTCTTTGCCCTGGCCGCCCCTGTCCTGTCCATGGTGACGTACCTCGGGCTGAGCAAG AGCAGCAAAGAAGCCCTCTCGGAAGTCAACGCCACGGGGGTGGCCATGCTCTTCTCGGCCGGGACGTTCCTCTACGTGGCCACGGTGCACGTCCTGCCGGAGGTGGGAGGCACGGGGCACAGCCACAAACCCGACGCCGCCGGGGGGAAAGGACTCAGCCGCCTGGAGGTGGCGGCCCTGGTCCTGGGCTGCCTCATCCCCCTCGTCCTGTCCATCGGGCACCAGCATTAA
- the SLC39A9 gene encoding zinc transporter ZIP9 isoform X3 encodes MDDFTSISLLSLAMLVGCYVAGSIPLAVNFSEERLKLVTVLGAGLLCGTALAVIVPEGVHALYEDILEDPEAARPGNSKITTTLGLVVHAAADGVALGAAASTSQTSVQLIVFVAIMLHKAPAAFGLVSFLMHAGLERNRIRKHLLVFALAAPVLSMVTYLGLSKSSKEALSEVNATGVAMLFSAGTFLYVATVHVLPEVGGTGHSHKPDAAGGKGLSRLEVAALVLGCLIPLVLSIGHQH; translated from the exons atggacgACTTCAcctccatcagcctcctgtcCCTGGCCATGCTGGTGGGCTGTTACGTGGCCGGCAGCATCCCCCTGGCCGTCAATTTCTCAGAG GAGAGACTGAAGCTGGTGACCGTCCTGGGCGCCGGGCTCCTGTGTGGGACCGCACTGGCCGTCATCGTTCCCGAAGGAGTGCACGCCCTCTACGAAGATATTctggagg ATCCAGAAGCTGCAAGACCCGGCAACTCCAAAATCACCACCACCCTGGGCCTCGTCGTCCACGCCGCGG CTGATGGAGTGGCTTTGGGAGCGGCGGCTTCTACTTCGCAGACCAGCGTCCAGCTGATCGTGTTCGTGGCAATCATGCTACATAAA GCGCCGGCGGCCTTTGGGTTGGTCTCCTTCCTGATGCACGCCGGACTTGAGCGGAACCGAATCAGGAAACACCTGCTGGTCTTTGCCCTGGCCGCCCCTGTCCTGTCCATGGTGACGTACCTCGGGCTGAGCAAG AGCAGCAAAGAAGCCCTCTCGGAAGTCAACGCCACGGGGGTGGCCATGCTCTTCTCGGCCGGGACGTTCCTCTACGTGGCCACGGTGCACGTCCTGCCGGAGGTGGGAGGCACGGGGCACAGCCACAAACCCGACGCCGCCGGGGGGAAAGGACTCAGCCGCCTGGAGGTGGCGGCCCTGGTCCTGGGCTGCCTCATCCCCCTCGTCCTGTCCATCGGGCACCAGCATTAA
- the SLC39A9 gene encoding zinc transporter ZIP9 isoform X1 gives MDDFTSISLLSLAMLVGCYVAGSIPLAVNFSEERLKLVTVLGAGLLCGTALAVIVPEGVHALYEDILEGKHHQAGEGQKALASDRAAEMSVVQEAEPGPSHQHGPEDGHEHAQLHAYIGVSLVLGFVFMLLVDQIGSSHVHAADDPEAARPGNSKITTTLGLVVHAAADGVALGAAASTSQTSVQLIVFVAIMLHKAPAAFGLVSFLMHAGLERNRIRKHLLVFALAAPVLSMVTYLGLSKSSKEALSEVNATGVAMLFSAGTFLYVATVHVLPEVGGTGHSHKPDAAGGKGLSRLEVAALVLGCLIPLVLSIGHQH, from the exons atggacgACTTCAcctccatcagcctcctgtcCCTGGCCATGCTGGTGGGCTGTTACGTGGCCGGCAGCATCCCCCTGGCCGTCAATTTCTCAGAG GAGAGACTGAAGCTGGTGACCGTCCTGGGCGCCGGGCTCCTGTGTGGGACCGCACTGGCCGTCATCGTTCCCGAAGGAGTGCACGCCCTCTACGAAGATATTctggagg GGAAGCACCACCAGGCCGGGGAAGGGCAGAAGGCGCTGGCGTCGGACCGAGCGGCGGAGATGTCGGTGGTGCAGGAGGCGGAGCCCGGGCCCAGCCACCAGCACGGCCCCGAGGACGGCCACGAGCACGCGCAGCTGCACGCCTACATCGGCGTCTCCCTCGTCCTGGGCTTCGTCTTCATGCTGCTCGTCGACCAGATCGGGAGCTCCCACGTGCACGCCGCCGACG ATCCAGAAGCTGCAAGACCCGGCAACTCCAAAATCACCACCACCCTGGGCCTCGTCGTCCACGCCGCGG CTGATGGAGTGGCTTTGGGAGCGGCGGCTTCTACTTCGCAGACCAGCGTCCAGCTGATCGTGTTCGTGGCAATCATGCTACATAAA GCGCCGGCGGCCTTTGGGTTGGTCTCCTTCCTGATGCACGCCGGACTTGAGCGGAACCGAATCAGGAAACACCTGCTGGTCTTTGCCCTGGCCGCCCCTGTCCTGTCCATGGTGACGTACCTCGGGCTGAGCAAG AGCAGCAAAGAAGCCCTCTCGGAAGTCAACGCCACGGGGGTGGCCATGCTCTTCTCGGCCGGGACGTTCCTCTACGTGGCCACGGTGCACGTCCTGCCGGAGGTGGGAGGCACGGGGCACAGCCACAAACCCGACGCCGCCGGGGGGAAAGGACTCAGCCGCCTGGAGGTGGCGGCCCTGGTCCTGGGCTGCCTCATCCCCCTCGTCCTGTCCATCGGGCACCAGCATTAA